The region TATTCATCTGTGGTGAAGGAATGGACCAAACACCTTCCCTGGAATGCTGCCAGGAATAGAGAGAACATGGATAACGCTCCCCATGTGCCCTGGGCCACAGGTGTGATGGAACTGGTGCCGGCCTTTGCCAGCTGTGTGGCTTCAGCCATGCTGCTTCAgttcactgagcctcagtttccccagctagAGACAGGGTTCTTAAGACTGCCCAGGATGTGCCTAGCATGGTCCCTGACACCTAGTGAGTGGTGGGCACCTGGTAGTCATTGTTTCTGCTAGAACTAACAATTGTTGTTGCTATTagtaatcaaaaataaaacaaaaaacagatgatGAACACAGTTCTTCCTGAGGCAGATGGGTTAAAGGGCAGGAAAAAATCCCTTGGTCCAAGTGGAGCCCAAAGTGGATGCCACACAggtaaagaagcaggaaaaaagttCAGAGGGCTTGGATAGGAAAGGGGTGGAGAGACCCAGAGCCGACCCCCGGGTGGGCAGGAACATGACCCACAGAGATCAGGAGATAGGCAGGTCAGTCCAGGGGATGGGTAAGCCCCCAATCTGATGGGAGAGAGCTATCCTGAGCTCTGGGAGAGACaggacacacacatgcaaacacagcAGTAGTGTTGGGGGCGCACAGTGGGGCCGTGTATGTTCTAGACAGGCAGACCTGAGGGCTAGTTTCTGGTCCCAGAGGTTGGGGGCTGGGGTTACTGGGAGGATTGAAGCTAGGCCACAGAACAGGGAGGCTGGGCACTCACTTGTCCCCAAATGTTTGCTGAGCACCTCCTGTGTTCCAGGCCCTGGATGAGACGCTGGGAAGGCAGCCACACCCTGCCCCTGTGGAACTCCCTGCTCCTACCTCCAGAGAGGTGGTAGAAGAGCCAGGCCCTGGTCCAAGGTTCCTGAGGGGCCAGGGGCACAGAGCCTGGAGGCTTCAGAGGCTGGGGTGATCCCAGTGCTAGTGCAGGCCTGTCCGTGGGTGTAGGGACTAccatggggagggggcagtggtgtgtgggacccccccccacacacacattagATAGGCCCAACTAACGCTGGATTTGCCTTGCAGCTATGCACAATCTAACCatgcccccttcctcccccaggtaCACTGGCCCACCAAGCAGCGGGTGGCATGGAGCTCCTGGCTCCCGGGGCCCCCAGGGGGGTTGCTGGGCAGAGAAATTGAGTCTCGGGGGAGTGTGTCTGTGCCACCTGCTATCCTGCCCTGTCTGTGATGTCTCCCCAACCcagcctcttccctctgcctctgtttccccaccccagctctttGAGGCTCAGAGGGGCTCGCCTGTCTGCCTCTCAGTCATTCTGTGTCCACTCTGTCACCCTTTCTCTGTGTTGGCTTTTTTTGGGGTTGTGAGGGCTTGGGGGAACCCAGCTGGACTCGGGTGAGGCCAGCACAGACTGGGAAGGAGTTCAGCCTGTTCTCTCAGCTCTGGGTACCCAGGTCCCAGAAGGCACTGAACCTCTTCCCCTGGGCCCCTGGTTCTGGCaggagggcagcaggcagggtTGGAAGGGATCAGTGTCCCCTCTACCACTCCCTCCCTGGTGCCCTCCTAACCAgagcccacctcccagcctggaTTCCCCTCTCCCATGAGGGTGCCCACTCACATCTGAAGGCATGGTCCTCCTACCTGCCTGTAGCCCCCTCACCCCGTGTCTCTCTTGGTCTCTGTCTTCCTGCGTGTTTTTCCCTCCCTGTGACTGTCTCCCCACGACCTCttgccccaaccccaccccagagAAAGgaacttggggggtgggggctgagctgATGCTACGTTCGGGGTTGGGGAACCAGgagtgaggaaagaaaggaaaagggggcaTGTTGCCAAAAAAGAAACGAAAGCaatttaatctcttttttttttctctttttttcttgcgcattttttttcaatttgttttttctctctcttccgaTGCTTAAAGTAGAAGTGGAGCAGAAAGGTAAACGCACTGTTACCAATGCTAACCCCTAACTCACACTTTGTTTTACCTGTACCATACTTATGTGACCTGCCCTCCCCTCTTGGCCCCTTCTTCTCCCACCCCTTCAACTGGGTCCAGTTGCTAGCCCCCAGCCCAGGTATCCTCCCAGTGGGGCCAGCCCTGGTCCAGCCGTGGGCAACTCCACCCTCCAGACACCCGAGGAAGCTCCTCTCTGAGTACATGGCCAggaccttctctctctctacctctctctctctctctctctctctctctctctctgcctctctttctgtctcaccCTGTCCCTCCTTCCTAGTCCCTGGCCCTGCCAAGGGGACCTGGCCCTCTCTCATCCTTCTTTTGCCTCCTTCAGGAGAAGTTTGTAAGCATCCTGGGTGGGTAGGGACCCCCTTCCCTGGCTCCCaactgggggcggggcggggtggggcactgggtgagccgtctttctcctctcttcttcctgccccaACTTTGGTAACTTATGTCCAGTTGGGGGAGGCGGGATGGAGGGGacacctttgttttccttttggagAGCAGATTCGCCCTATCTCTCGGGCTCCTGGTGGCTTAAGTTCCTTCTGGTTTGGCGTTTTCAAGGCCCAGAGCTGTTTTGGAGCACAGAGCACCAGTTTCCCCCACCCCTAACCCCCAAACTCAACCTGCTGGGAGCCCACCCCTGGGGAGGGGTATAAactgtccccagccctgggagggcagCCTGTCAAATGGGGGGGCGGGcaaaggggtggggatgggccTCACGGTGGGGGGAGCGTGGGGTGGGAGAGCATTTTTCTCTGGTTCTGAAACACTTGCAAAGCTGCAGTCAGGGTTTCTTCTGGGCTGTTGTGGTTAGAGgaccagggagagggaggaggggacagtatGGGCCAGGTATGGGGACTTCCAGGAGCACCGTAATTTCTTGCCGGGTTTAATTAACCTTCAGCAGGGCAGCAAGAGAACTCCATGGTGGGTTGGACTGTCTGTtgtggagggaagggcaggggttgCAGCTGAAGGGGTTGGAGGGTGGAATGTTGGGAGTAGGTGCTTCCTCCCCTGTGAGTTTTTGGGAAATTGACAGCTCTGAGGCTGGCAGCAGGGGAAAGGCTGGGTGAGCATCCTTGCAGATAGCTTTTGCCTTGAAATTACGGTGATCTGTAGAGCATCCCCTCCAAGGGAGGTGGGGCGGGGTCCCTCCAAGCTGCTCCCCTACCcgctgtctccctcccccatctcagaGAGGCCTGGGCAGCCAGCCCACGGTCTGCCCCAGAACACCTtgccactctctccctctctcgttCCTGGAGTCTCTCTCCCATCCAGCACCAGACACTCTTCTTTCAGGTCCGGTGGTGGTTTGGATACGCAGCCCTGGATCTTTTCTCTTCAAGAGGcgggtgggagaagggaaaggaggtgtTGGGAACTTGGTGCTGGGGAGGGGTCCTTGCTGGCAAAGGCCCCAAACAGACCCTCCCTcatcttttcccccttccccagagTAACCTCTAACCACGTTTTCCTCCTCCACACCCTTCTGACCAGGTCAGGCTCTGAGACCTCTCACCGCCCCCCTCATACACACAACTGGCAAgggcctcccccacaccctggcttggggagaggggagaccTGGGCACAGAGGAAACGGGTGGAGGCCAGGTGTGCTGGTGACAGGATACAGACCAGCACCTCAGGGCACTGGGGATAGGGAGATGGTGAAGCCCCAGGGCCCAAGGCAGGATCCTTCTGTTCCTTGCCCACCTCTGTGCCCTcagcttcccttcccctcctaaAATAGGGCATGCTCCTGGCTGCTTTGTGCCTGGGGACCCTTGAGCTGCCCCCCAAGCCAGCGCCAGGTCCCAGCCTTCCCTGTCCCTTTTGGGGCCAGCTGCTTTGGTGACAGGCCAAGCAGAAGCAGAGAATTCACTGCAAACCCTCACCCTGGCCTATCCATGGGTTCTGCTAAcagggaggtgagagggaggCCCCAGCCATCCTGGATGGCAGGGCCTCTGGCAGTCACCactctgggaggaggagggaagtctGGCCTTGCTGACCATGAGAGTTCAGATCTCTACCCGGTCAGTAGGGGGCCTAGGAGTAGGTGACCCTGGGACATGATGGGGCAAGGGTGGGCAGGCCAGCAGGGGCCAATGAGATGCAGTTGAGGTTTTCCTCCTTTTCAGGgattgggggggtggggcggggcccccCACCTTTCTGACATCAGCGCTGCCTTGGTCCCTCCTCCCGAGCCGGGGATGGTTGCAGGTAAATCGGGGTCCGGggcaggggcggtgggggggcctggctggggtgggctgggtCTTTATCCTAGCACTTGGTTCCCTCCCTTACCCACTCTGAGCTGGACCTGGGACTGCCCCCCTGAGGGACCCTCAGTGGGGCCTGGGCCTTGGAGTGAATTCTCTGctcaccccctctctcctctgccagcACTAACCCTTTCTTCCCAGGTGGTCTCCAGTGTGCCTCCCTTGGAGCCAGGACCTCTGCTGAGGCCCCCCACCTTGTCTCTCTTCCCTCCATGcagctttccttccctctccccaactCTCCTGGGgaatcccctccctccccatgtcCCATTCCCATCCCTGTGCACCAGTGTCAGTGTCTGCTGCTGAACAAACCCCACGAGACCCTGccggctgggggcagggctgggcactgtAGGGGAGGGGCTGGACTTTTCCAGAAACCCTTCCTGATTGTGTGGGTACTGGGGCGGAGGCACAAGCTGCGTCAGGAACCTTGGGTGCTTCTCCCACCCTGAAATGGGGGGTACCCTTTTACACCCACAGTGGGTACAAAAACATTACTACCTTGCAGTTTttgcaggaggaagaaaatggagtaaaaaaaaaaatctgcccttGTGTGGTTGGTGAAGGATGGGACCCTCAACTCTAGCTCTTCCATAGGGGGCGGAGACGAAGGCGAAGGGGCAGGGTGCTGAGTCCCTGGAACCTCAAAGCCGCCCGGCGGTGGCTGCAGTGAGGAGTTCTTTCTGCCCCACTTAAGGCACAGGAGAAAGTCTGGGAGGGCTTTTGCCAAACCCCTTATCCCCAGCCTGTGGGGTCTCTAGCagccaggaaaggaaagaggggcACCACCTCCCCACCACTAACCCTGCTCTTAATGACCTTCAGGGTTGACATCTCCTGGGagaggggcagctgggtggggtgggggtcccagCCCAGAAACCCCCTTCCCATCACCAGCCCTACCAAGCAACCGTgactgcagcagcaggagggaaCAGCCTGGCTCCCTCCTGGGCCTTGTGACCaatttgcctctctctcccctctctttctccctgcccctcccttccttcacccctgctcctcctctctgtctcctcccctcctacctgcCCGGCCCAGTCTTCGTGTGCCCAGGGACGCTGCAGAAGGTGCTGGAGCCCACCTCAACGCATGAGTCGGAGCACCAGTCTGGCGCGTGGTGCAAGGATCCACTGCAGGCAGGTGACCGCATCTACGTCATGCCCTGGATCCCTTATCGCACAGACACGCTGACCGAGTATGCCTCGTGGGAAGACTACGTGGCTGCACGCCACACTACCACCTACCGCCTGCCCAACCGCGTAGATGGTACCGGCTTCGTGGTTTACGACGGCGCTGTCTTCTACAACAAGGAGCGCACGCGCAATATCGTCAAGTACGACCTGCGCACACGCATCAAGAGCGGGGAGACAGTCATCAACACGGCCAACTACCATGACACCTCTCCCTACCGCTGGGGGGGCAAGACCGACATTGATCTGGCTGTGGACGAGAATGGGTTGTGGGTCATCTATGCCACTGAGGGTAACAATGGGCGGTTGGTGGTGAGCCAGCTCAACCCCTATACGCTACGCTTCGAAGGCACATGGGAAACAGGATACGACAAGCGCTCTGCATCCAACGCCTTCATGGTGTGCGGGGTCCTCTATGTGCTGCGCTCAGTCTATGTGGAAGACGACAGTGAGGCGGCTGGCAACCGTGTGGACTATGCCTTTAACACCAATGCTAACCGCGAGGAGCCAGTCAGCCTGGCCTTCCCTAATCCCTACCAGTTTGTCTCCTCCGTGGACTACAACCCGCGCGACAACCAGCTCTACGTCTGGAACAACTACTTCGTGGTGCGCTATAGCCTGGAGTTTGGACCCCCTGACCCCAGTGCCGGTGAGGAGGGCGCCTGTTCActgtcccaggccccacccacagTCACAGGGTGGGGGCACACTCGGGGAGTTCTCAGGGACTTGAAGGTGGGCTGGGGAAGCCCTGGAAGTCTGAAAGAGTCACAAAGAACATGCCACTCTAAGCACTTCGCTGATTAATAATTTATCTCATTCTCATGGTCACTGGGATTgttactgtccccattttacagatgaggaagctgaggccctgggggggtgggagattcgtttatttatttttaatttttttaaaattatatatatattttttatttttagagacaggggaagggagggggagagggagagaaatatcgatgtgtgaaagatacatcagttggttgctttttgcacacccccaaccaagtagttggcctacaacccatgcatgtgccccaactggaaattgaactggcagtcttctggttcacaggctggcactcaataccctgagccacaccagccagacccTATTAGTTTATTTGAGAACTTGGACTCAGAACTCTCAGGGTACCTAACGATTTAGCTGCACTGCCTCTCACAGTGGCCTGTGTACTTTTAGCCCTGGAATCTTTACCAACCAAAATCTTGGGTGGAAGGCCAAGTATCCAGTGAAACAGAACAAGACTGAATGCTGATGTTGATGGGCTGAGGGTCTCTTTAGTTCCATTTGCCCCCTCAGCTTCCTTGAGCGAGCTCTGAGCAGCTTCTGGGCTCCAGGGAGCCTAATCTAATTCAGCTTCATTTGCATAATGGGGAACTGAGGACCCCAGAGGGAAGGGATGTGGCCAGGTTACAGAGTCCAGAGTGAGAGTAACCAAGGATGGGAGGTGGCCGTTCACCTCCTTCATGGCCTGTCCTCTCCTGTTTTTTCAAACTTCAGGGTGCACACAAGGGAATTCTTACCACCTTTTGATGCTTTACATGGTCCCACAGGTGTGAGGGAGCTCTATAGGCAGGAAGAATACAGGGGAGATCCATTTCCAGACCCAATGAGAACCAGGCACCTTTCCCTGTCATTAGCAAGAAAGATGCTAGGGATCTCTGTGCCCCGGGCATGCTGTGGCAGGGCCCTGAGCATAGGGGTGACTCTGTCTCATGTCTCCTCTCTATTCCAGGCCCAgccacttcccctcccctcagcacgACCACCACAGTCCAGCCCACACCCCTGACCAGCACAGCCTCACCCACAGCCACCACCCCACTTCGCCGGGCACCCCTCACCACGCACCCAGTGGGTGCCATCAACCAACTGGGACCTGACCTGCCTCTAGCCACCGCCCTGGCCCCTAGCACCCGGCGGCCACCAGCCCCCAATCTGCACATGTCCCCAGAGCTCTTCTGTGAACCTCGAGAGGTGCGACGGGTCCAGTGGCCAGCCACCCAGCAGGGCATGCTAGTGGAGAGGCCCTGCCCCAAGGGCACTCGAGGTGAGTGCAGAGGCCTTGGAAACTTCCAATGTGGCTGGCTTGGGGGTGGCCACTGCTGgtctgggcaggggagggacaggggacatGCCCACCATTCAGCTTAGCATAGATACACTTACCTGTTCATCTTCCCTGTCATAGTGTGATGGGCCCCAGGTGGCCCATAGTGTGGCCTTCATGTGGCAGGGGTCACACCTGACATCTGCAGCTGTGTCTCCAGAGCCCAGCTGAGCTCTCAGGGCACAGTAGCAGCTCAGTTAGtacccctgctgctgccccccaccccaccccatgccctgTTCCCTCTTGCAGTACTGAATCCCTACCACATGAAAAGCACCATGTAGACCCTGCAGGGAGGCCACAGAGGTGACTTGGGTATGTCCCAGCCTGAGGCTGAGATGGAACCAATAGCCATGGGAGCAGCTGATGGCTGGACAGACAGCAATTAAAGTGCCAGAGGGGTGGAGCCAGGACCATGTGCTCCAGGGACCTGAGAGAAGGGTCAAGAGGCTTTATGGACAGGGGGCTTCCAAGATGGACTTTGCCAAAAAGTTCTAATTCTTGTAGGCAAAGATGGAAGGGGAGCCAAGAGGGAAAGCTTAGAAAGTCAGGGGTGACTTATGTCACCTCAAAATGACATCTCTCTTGACTATCTGGCCTGCTTCATGTCTGATCTTCCATGTTCCCCTCACCTACTTGCCCTCTCTGTCATTTCTTTCCCCCTGCTTTggcccttcttctctccttccttgtggctcccttttctgttcctgtctgtctgtccctgcaGGAATTGCCTCCTTCCAGTGTCTACCAGCCCTGGGGCTCTGGAATCCCCGGGGCCCTGACCTCAGCAACTGCACCTCCCCCTGGGTCAACCAGGTGGCCCAGAAGGTACCAGCAGCAGCCACTCCTCCCAGACAGGCACCCTGTGCTCACACACTGGTCTCTGGGTGGCTGGGTGCAGGGGGTAGTGGAGCAATGGGAGAGAGGGCAACAAATGGGTGGCAGGTCTGGGAAGCAGGAATGTGGGGTTGCCTCCCTGGCCTACGGAGTTGGGAAGAAGACAGACAGGGAGAAGGGGCAGCAGAGAGCAGTGAGAAGGGCCAAGCAGGCCAGGCATGTGCAGAGGGACCATGGTGGGAGCAAGATGGTCCCTGACAGAGCTGGGTCCCCCACTTCTGCCTCATGCAGATCAAGAGCGGGGAGAATGCAGCCAACATTGCCAGTGAGCTGGCCCGCCACACCCGGGGCTCCATTTATGCAGGAGACGTGTCATCCTCTGTGAAGTTGATGGAACAGCTGCTGGACATCCTGGATGCCCAGCTGCAGGCTCTGCGGCCCATTGAGCGAGAGTCAGCTGGCAAGAACTACAATAAGGTGGGGCCTAGCAGTGGGGCCAACAGTGGGCACTGCCCAGGAGGCTCAGAAAGTTTCCAGCCTGGTACCTACAAGCTGGGTTGCCACTCCTGGTCAGAGGAAGAGGGACAGAATCCAAGCCTGCTGGTCTCATTCCTGGGCTACCTTGGAGAGTCCTGGGGGTTGGGAGATGCCTTAGGAACAACTCTTGATCATGGCCCAGCACCAGGTTGGTGGCAAACAGAGTGTCAGGATGAGCAGAACCAGAGGCTAGGCCTGACAGTGCCTCCATCTCTTTCCCTAGATGCACAAGCGGGAGAGAACCTGCAAGGACTACATCAAGGTGAGGCCCAGAGGGTTCTTATTGACTGAGGGGTGTGGGACAGGCCCCAGGAGGCACTGAAGGGATGGAGGTTGAGAGGAGAGGACACAGAGCCCAGCCTGAGGAACCAGAGGATGTGGGAGGACTCACGATGCCACCCCCAACcatcccccctctcccctgcccttttAGGCTGTAGTGGAAACAGTGGACAACCTGCTGCGGCCAGAAGCTCTTGAGTCCTGGAAGGACATGAATGCCACAGAGCAGGTGCATACGGCCACCATGCTCCTGGATGTCCTAGAAGAAGGTGCCTTCCTGCTGGCCGACAATGTCAGGGAGCCAGCCCGCTTTTTGGCTGCCAAACAGAATGTGGGTGAGTGCTGTGGTCTCACTGGAGCAAGTTCAAGTGCAAATCTTGAACTGCGTAGCCCGCCTGTTCCAGAGGCCACAGGGAACACCCCGGCATGCTGGCCCTTGACCTTGGGCCGCTGGACTAGGGACAGACTCCAGCCCCATATGCCCTGTCATCCTCTCTCCCCACAGTCCTTGAGGTCACGGTTCTGAACACAGAGGGCCAAGTGCAGGAGCTGGTGTTCCCCCAGGAATACCCAAGTGAAAACTCCATCCAGCTGTCAGCCAACACCATCAAGCAGAACAGCCGCAACGGTCAGTGCCTGGCCCCCAAGCTGACAGCCCACCCCACTTACGAAGAACAGCGGCTCTCAGCTTTTATGGGGTTGAAGAGTCCGAGAAAAGGTTGGGACCCATAACAACACAGAGAAGTCCTCCACTCAAGCTGGTGGAACTCATTTCAGGGTACTCACAGGGTCTTCCCGAAGCCCCAGAGCCCAAGACACTTTGCAGTCTGAAGGGCGCACCTCTGTGCAATAGCAGTTGATCCTCACGACTCAGAGAGGATTGTCCCATTTGAgattaaggctcagagaggttagggaTTCTCTCGAGGTCACTGCAGGTGAGAGGTGCCTGGGAACCCAGGCCCTGTGTGTCCTGGCCTGCTGCCCTATTGTTTGGCACTGCCTACAACTAAGCAGTCATCCCGGGGCAGGGTTCCCTAAGCTCCCTTTGCCTGTGTTGCGGCCTGGTAAAGCCAGGTCCCAGTGGCTGGAGATGCACCAGCCAAGGGCTGATGGCACACCCCACTACACCTATCCTCCCCAGGGGTGGTCAAAATTGTCTTCATCCTCTACAACAACCTGGGTCTCTTCCTGTCCACTGAGAATGCCACAGTGAAGCTGGCAGGTGAAACGGGCACAGGCAGCCCAGGGGGCACTTCCCTGGTGGTGAACTCGCAGGTCATCGCAGCTTCCATCAATAAGGAGTCCAGCCGAGTCTTCCTCATGGACCCTGTCATCTTCACCGTGGCCCACCTGGAGGTGAGCTAAGGCATTCCCACCCTCCATGAGGGTCCCAGCATCCTTTGTGTTCCCAGGCTGCATACTGCCCCCACTGCCTATTCATCTATCCAAGAGCAagttcccacccctccctgggccaccagcccccacctcagCTGCTTAAGTCTGTCCTCAAAGATACTAGATGCCTGGAGTCCCAGGCACTTCTACATGCTTGTTGCTATCCCTGTAGCTGGgtgtgagggctggaggggactCCCCAGATCTGACTCCCCGGCCACCACCACACAACAGGCCAAGAACCACTTCAATGCTAACTGCTCCTTCTGGAACTACTCGGAGCGCTCCATGCTGGGCTACTGGTCGACCCAGGGCTGCCGCCTGGTGGAGTCCAACAAGACCCACACCACATGTGCCTGCAGCCACCTCACCAACTTTGCCGTACTCATGGCTCACCGCGAGATCGTAAGCTGGCTGGCGCTCTGCTGCGCACTCCATGCAGGCCTGCTCTCTGGCTCAGCTTTGCATGGCATCATAGAGTGGAGCATGGGCAGTGCCAGGGAAGGCCAGCTTTGTGGGCATGGGGGGGCCACTGGTCTAGCCCAGGGTATGAGGCACACCTCTGATTCTATCTGGTCATGGTCCCACCTCCTCCCAAGGTACTCTGGAGAAGCAAGTTGGTGTCACCTTTTGTCATCTCTCTACACGCCTTCCAGAGCATGAGGAAGTGAGCGTGCcacctggagaggggaaggggctggcaAGTTGGCCAGGGGCAGAAGGCCAGAGGGCTAGGGGGCTGTGGCCTGCGGCCTTGCCCCCAGCTGGCACTTAGCTGACTGAGCCTAGGGTGAGCCTGGCTGTGAGCCAAGGGTGCTGAGCGTACTCTCTGCTGTCCCCCAGTACCAGGGTCGCATCAATGAGCTGCTGCTGTCAGTTATCACCTGGGTGGGCATCGTGATCTCCCTGGTCTGCCTGGCCATCTGCATCTCCACTTTCTGCTTCCTGCGGGGCCTGCAGACCGACCGCAATACCATCCACAAGAATCTGTGCATTAACCTCTTCCTGGCTGAGTTGCTCTTCCTGGTCGGCATAGACAAGACTCAGTACGAGGTGGGCCAGGCacaaggtgggggttgggggagggaggagaggcctcCTGGCTGGGAAGCCCTCATCTGTGGTACCCTCACCCCCCAGATTGCCTGCCCCATCTTCGCTGGTCTGCTGCACTACTTCTTTCTGGCTGCCTTCTCTTGGCTGTGCCTGGAGGGTGTGCACCTCTATCTACTGCTGGTGGAGGTGTTTGAGAGCGAGTACTCCCGCACCAAGTACTACTACCTGGGCGGCTACTGCTTCCCAGCCCTGGTGGTAGGCATAGCAGCTGCCATCGACTACCGCAGCTACGGCACGGAGAAGGCGTGAGTGCCActgcctgccccaccctctgtctctcctcctgcctGGTTGCCTGCTCAACAGCAGGACCCTTGGGGCACTGGGCTCCTGGGGTCGGAGGGAGGggccctcctctgcctctctctaccTGGCCCTGCTTCCTTTATAGTTGCTGGCTCCGAGTGGATAATTATTTCATCTGGAGCTTCATTGGGCCCGTCTCCTTTGTTATCGTGGTAAGCTGGAAGGCAGTACCCTTTTTCCAGACTAGCTTTGTCCCTGTACACCCCCAGTCTCCCCAAGCCCTTGAGAACTGTGGgaactgaaagccagctgagaggaCGGGAGCAGAATGGGTCTGTAGAGTTCCAGCACTGAGGTCTGTCCATCCAGGAGCTGTGATTTGAGCCCCTGCTCCCAACAGGAGGGAGCTGTTCACAGACCCCCAGGAGCATTGTTGGCATGCACCTGAGGGCCCCGGTGAAGGGGTCCACCCTGAAATTTGGCCCGGGAGCTCACACCAGCAGGCAAAGCAACCCCAGCACACAGCCCCTCCATTTGTTCTGCCCCCAGGTGAACCTGGTGTTCCTTATGGTGACCCTGCACAAGATGATCCGGAGCTCGTCTGTGCTCAAGCCAGACTCCAGTCGCCTTGACAACATTAAGTGAGCACCCCTTCCTCACACCTCTGTCCCCTAAAGCCCCACATTGGCCTAGCCTAAAATGTGGTGCTGTCACCTCTGTTGTCACACAacgtgatttttaaaaaaatattgcccaTGTCTTGTCAGTAGatcactttaaacattttttttttacttgaggaagggagggagtagggATAgcgcgagagagagaaacatcaatttgttgttccacttatttacacattcattggctatttcttataagtgccctgactggggatcaaactgcaACCTTGCCGTATCAGACGATACTcttaaccaactgaactacccagccagggcccacagtgTTATTTAAGGACAAAGATAGTATTTTATCGTGCTTGTTAAAGCTAtacttaatgaatatttaaaaacctgGCATTAGCCTATTCAACCTCTGGTTTGGGGGACAACGCTGCTTAGGGCAAGGctgaatttaaaaagtgagtctaaccctggatggtatggctcagtggcctgagcgccagcctgtgaactgaaaggtcgctagtttgattctctgtcagggcacatgcctgggtttcaggccaggtctccagtagggggcatgtgagaggcaactgattgatgtttgtctcatatatcaatgtttctctccctctctttcttcctcccttcccctctcttgaaaagtaaataaataaaatcttcacataaaaacaaaggaagtcTATTTCAAGGCAACTTAAAGATAAATAAGCAGCAAAAGTAAGGGTCTAGAAATATGGCCAAAAGGACAAAGGATGCAGGGGAGTGACTGTTCACAAACTTCAACCCTCAACCCCCGACCTCTGCTGCCCCTCAGGCCCAGGCTGGGTGCAAGAGTTGCTGGGCATGCCATTCCCC is a window of Phyllostomus discolor isolate MPI-MPIP mPhyDis1 chromosome 8, mPhyDis1.pri.v3, whole genome shotgun sequence DNA encoding:
- the ADGRL1 gene encoding adhesion G protein-coupled receptor L1 isoform X3, translating into MARLAAVLWSLCITAVLVTSATQGLSRAGLPFGLMRRELACEGYPIELRCPGSDVIMVENANYGRTDDKICDADPFQMENVQCYLPDAFKIMSQRCNNRTQCVVVAGSDAFPDPCPGTYKYLEVQYDCVPYKVEQKVFVCPGTLQKVLEPTSTHESEHQSGAWCKDPLQAGDRIYVMPWIPYRTDTLTEYASWEDYVAARHTTTYRLPNRVDGTGFVVYDGAVFYNKERTRNIVKYDLRTRIKSGETVINTANYHDTSPYRWGGKTDIDLAVDENGLWVIYATEGNNGRLVVSQLNPYTLRFEGTWETGYDKRSASNAFMVCGVLYVLRSVYVEDDSEAAGNRVDYAFNTNANREEPVSLAFPNPYQFVSSVDYNPRDNQLYVWNNYFVVRYSLEFGPPDPSAGPATSPPLSTTTTVQPTPLTSTASPTATTPLRRAPLTTHPVGAINQLGPDLPLATALAPSTRRPPAPNLHMSPELFCEPREVRRVQWPATQQGMLVERPCPKGTRGIASFQCLPALGLWNPRGPDLSNCTSPWVNQVAQKIKSGENAANIASELARHTRGSIYAGDVSSSVKLMEQLLDILDAQLQALRPIERESAGKNYNKMHKRERTCKDYIKAVVETVDNLLRPEALESWKDMNATEQVHTATMLLDVLEEGAFLLADNVREPARFLAAKQNVVLEVTVLNTEGQVQELVFPQEYPSENSIQLSANTIKQNSRNGVVKIVFILYNNLGLFLSTENATVKLAGETGTGSPGGTSLVVNSQVIAASINKESSRVFLMDPVIFTVAHLEAKNHFNANCSFWNYSERSMLGYWSTQGCRLVESNKTHTTCACSHLTNFAVLMAHREIYQGRINELLLSVITWVGIVISLVCLAICISTFCFLRGLQTDRNTIHKNLCINLFLAELLFLVGIDKTQYEIACPIFAGLLHYFFLAAFSWLCLEGVHLYLLLVEVFESEYSRTKYYYLGGYCFPALVVGIAAAIDYRSYGTEKACWLRVDNYFIWSFIGPVSFVIVVNLVFLMVTLHKMIRSSSVLKPDSSRLDNIKSWALGAIALLFLLGLTWAFGLLFINKESVVMAYLFTTFNAFQGVFIFVFHCALQKKVHKEYSKCLRHSYCCIRSPPGGTHGSLKTSAMRSNTRYYTGTQSRIRRMWNDTVRKQTESSFMAGDINSTPTLNRGTMGNHLLTNPVLQPRGGTSPYNTLIAESVGFNPSSPPVFNSPEHPLGGRETCGMDTLPLNGNFNNSYSLRSGDFPPGDGAPEPPRGRNLADAAAFEKMIISELVHNNLRGSSSGAKGPPPPEPPVPPVPGGGSEEEAGGPGGADRAEIELLYKALEEPLLLPRAQSVLYQSDLDESESCTAEDGATSRPLSSPPGRDSLYASGANLRDSPSYPDSSPEGPSEALPPPPPAPPVPPEIYYTSRPPALVARNPLQGYYQVRRPSHEGYLAAPGLEGPGPDGDGQMQLVTSL